A single Flavobacterium sp. 1 DNA region contains:
- a CDS encoding SusC/RagA family TonB-linked outer membrane protein: MKTFSFSRDVKAFCFLFLMGTVLSLSPIQAKNKLRKSLSINQQQQIQGTVTDGINPLAGVSISIKGKSNATVTDYNGQYTLSAAPEDILIFSYIGYKTQIVSVQGRTAVNISLQENETKLQEVKINAGYYSVKNSERTGSIARITAKSIEKQPVTNVLAVMQGRMAGVNITQTTGVPGGGFNIQIRGRNSLRTEGNDPLYIIDGLPFASENVGNTNLSAGILPNAGINPLNGINPSDIENIEVLKDADATAIYGSRGANGVVLITTKKGRSNKTEVTINAYTGAGKVTRTLDLMHTDQYLEMRREAFANDGVAVYPSYAYDLNGTWNQNRYTDWQKELIGGTALTQNIEAGVSGGNSKTQFLIRATHFRETTVFPGDFSYGKTALHFSINHVSENNKFSINFSGNYVADKNDLLGTDLTRQAIILSPNAPELYTPDGTLNWENGTWSNPLRFLEQKYLAKTNTLVANSVLSYKILPNLELKTTLGFSDTRLDESKEAPSTMYNPSLGLDSSASTYMSNYAKQQSWNIEPQLSWQKGIGGGTINILIGTTFQQRTKDQQALYATGFASNSLIDNIAAASSLSILNNNSTTYRYNAIFGRINYNWRQKYILNATGRRDGSSRFGPDKRFANFGALGAAWLFSKENFIANAVPFLSFGKLRASYGITGSDQIGDYQYLNTYNTSGGNYQGIATLQPIRLYNPDFSWETNKKKEIAIEMGFINDRIFTTVARYSNRSSNQLVGTPLPGTTGFTSVQSNLNAVVENSGWEFELRTVNFQNMPFKWSTTANLTIPKNKLLEFPNLEGSTYASQYVIGESLDIRKVYHYTGINPTTGIYQFEDYNKNGTISGAADRQKIVSINPEFFGGIENSLTYKNWQFDFLFQFVKQIGVNYNSAAPLPGTLSNQDTEILNRWQEQGDTEGVQKYTAGSNGAASAAFNNYRSSDAAYTDASFIRLKNLSLAYTIPESWSKSARCRIYLQGQNLLTFTHFKGLDPENQSLGILPPLQVLAIGVQLTF, translated from the coding sequence ATGAAAACTTTTTCATTTTCTAGGGATGTAAAAGCTTTTTGTTTCCTGTTTTTAATGGGAACTGTACTGTCTTTATCACCCATACAAGCCAAAAATAAACTACGGAAATCCCTTTCCATTAACCAACAGCAACAAATTCAAGGAACTGTAACCGATGGAATTAATCCTTTAGCGGGAGTAAGCATTTCTATAAAAGGAAAATCAAACGCCACCGTAACAGATTATAATGGTCAATATACCCTTTCTGCGGCACCAGAAGACATTTTAATTTTTTCCTACATAGGTTACAAAACTCAAATAGTTTCTGTACAAGGGCGAACTGCAGTCAACATTAGCCTGCAGGAAAATGAGACCAAACTCCAAGAGGTCAAAATCAATGCGGGATACTACTCAGTAAAGAACAGCGAACGAACAGGAAGCATTGCTCGCATTACTGCAAAATCCATCGAAAAACAGCCCGTAACAAATGTGCTGGCTGTTATGCAGGGAAGAATGGCTGGCGTAAATATTACCCAGACTACAGGAGTTCCCGGCGGTGGTTTCAATATTCAGATTAGAGGAAGAAACAGCCTCCGTACTGAAGGGAATGACCCCTTATACATCATAGACGGTCTGCCTTTTGCTTCCGAAAATGTTGGAAATACCAATCTGTCTGCTGGAATCTTGCCAAATGCTGGAATCAATCCGCTCAACGGCATTAATCCTTCCGACATAGAAAACATTGAAGTGCTGAAAGATGCCGATGCCACCGCCATTTATGGCTCAAGAGGCGCTAATGGAGTAGTACTCATTACCACCAAAAAAGGCAGATCAAACAAAACGGAAGTTACTATCAATGCCTACACTGGCGCAGGCAAGGTAACCCGAACGCTTGATTTAATGCATACTGATCAGTATTTAGAAATGCGGAGAGAAGCATTCGCTAATGATGGCGTTGCAGTCTATCCTTCTTATGCCTATGACTTAAATGGTACTTGGAATCAAAACCGTTATACGGACTGGCAGAAAGAACTCATAGGCGGTACAGCGTTAACACAAAATATTGAGGCGGGAGTTTCTGGGGGAAACAGCAAAACTCAATTTCTAATTCGGGCAACCCATTTCAGGGAGACTACAGTATTCCCTGGTGATTTCTCTTATGGAAAAACCGCCCTGCACTTCAGTATCAATCATGTATCCGAAAATAATAAATTCAGTATTAATTTTTCAGGAAATTATGTTGCCGACAAAAACGACTTATTAGGAACCGATTTGACACGCCAGGCAATTATTCTTTCTCCAAATGCACCTGAACTCTATACTCCTGATGGTACACTCAATTGGGAAAACGGAACTTGGAGCAATCCATTGCGGTTCTTGGAACAAAAATACTTGGCCAAGACAAACACACTTGTAGCAAATAGTGTATTGAGCTATAAAATACTCCCGAATTTAGAATTAAAAACAACACTGGGTTTTTCCGATACTCGTTTGGACGAATCCAAAGAAGCTCCTTCTACGATGTACAATCCATCTCTTGGATTAGACAGTTCAGCGTCTACGTATATGTCAAACTATGCAAAACAGCAGTCTTGGAATATCGAACCGCAGCTTTCTTGGCAAAAAGGAATAGGCGGCGGAACGATAAATATCTTGATAGGAACTACGTTTCAGCAGCGCACCAAAGACCAGCAGGCACTCTATGCCACTGGTTTTGCCAGCAATAGTTTAATCGATAACATTGCGGCCGCATCAAGCCTTTCTATTCTAAATAATAATAGCACGACTTATAGATACAATGCCATTTTTGGACGCATCAATTACAATTGGAGGCAAAAATATATTCTAAATGCAACAGGACGTCGTGACGGCTCAAGCCGTTTTGGTCCGGATAAGCGCTTTGCGAACTTTGGAGCATTGGGTGCTGCATGGCTTTTTAGCAAAGAAAATTTCATTGCCAATGCGGTTCCGTTTCTTAGTTTCGGAAAGTTAAGAGCCAGTTACGGTATAACAGGAAGTGACCAGATTGGGGATTACCAATACTTAAACACTTACAATACTTCGGGAGGAAATTACCAAGGAATAGCCACTTTACAGCCCATACGCCTGTATAATCCTGATTTCAGCTGGGAAACCAACAAAAAAAAGGAAATAGCAATCGAAATGGGGTTTATCAATGACCGCATTTTTACAACAGTCGCACGATACAGCAATAGATCTTCCAATCAGCTTGTTGGAACGCCATTGCCGGGCACTACTGGATTTACTTCTGTGCAGTCCAACTTGAATGCCGTTGTCGAAAACTCAGGTTGGGAATTTGAACTGCGGACAGTCAATTTTCAAAACATGCCTTTTAAATGGAGTACAACGGCAAACCTTACGATTCCAAAAAATAAACTTCTTGAGTTTCCAAATTTAGAAGGATCTACTTATGCCAGCCAATATGTAATCGGAGAATCGTTGGATATTCGAAAAGTATATCATTATACAGGTATAAACCCAACGACAGGGATTTATCAATTCGAAGATTACAATAAAAACGGAACTATTTCTGGTGCTGCTGATCGTCAGAAAATCGTGAGTATCAATCCAGAATTCTTTGGTGGCATCGAAAATAGTTTAACATATAAAAATTGGCAGTTCGATTTTCTTTTTCAATTTGTAAAACAAATAGGGGTCAATTACAATTCTGCAGCTCCGTTGCCGGGTACGCTGAGCAATCAGGATACTGAAATATTGAATCGCTGGCAAGAGCAGGGAGATACTGAGGGAGTACAGAAATATACAGCTGGTTCTAATGGAGCGGCATCTGCAGCTTTTAATAATTATCGAAGCAGTGATGCCGCTTATACCGATGCTTCATTTATCAGGCTGAAAAACCTGTCGTTAGCCTACACTATTCCGGAATCGTGGTCAAAATCTGCCCGATGCCGTATCTATCTGCAGGGACAAAACTTGCTCACATTTACGCACTTCAAGGGACTTGACCCCGAAAATCAATCGCTGGGAATCTTGCCCCCGCTGCAGGTATTAGCGATTGGCGTACAGCTTACCTTTTAA
- a CDS encoding RagB/SusD family nutrient uptake outer membrane protein, translating into MKKHQNIIKKQAISFGLKIMLLVSSVIFADCESFVEVEVPNTQLTGVAVFNDSKTAEAALIDIYSKLRNSVLVTGDSNGISILLGNYADEITYYSNGALPEEPFYRNNLLPSSAAVTSIWNDSYNLIYAANAVIEGVEKSEGILEADKKKLIAEAVFIRSYIHFYLLNLYGEIPYITTTDYQINASVTKMTSNFLYPILISNVETAVKELPAGYSNKERIRPNSDVAKALLAKLNLYANNWSAAQTAATEIINNTAAYRLASNLDEAFLKTSLSTLWQLIPQTKGMNTLEAKSFIFTSGPPPNRALTNDLVNAFEIGDQRKTHWLGSITKGSETWYYPFKYKLNNNTASSMEYSILFRLEEIYLIKAEAYARLNQLTASKEDLNKIRNRSGLINTTAITQSEILNAILHERQVELFTEQGQRWFDLKRFGKLDIVLKPIKPGWNTADQLWPLPENELLLNKNLLPQNPGY; encoded by the coding sequence ATGAAAAAACATCAAAATATAATTAAAAAGCAGGCAATTAGCTTCGGGCTAAAAATAATGCTCCTTGTTTCGTCAGTAATATTTGCAGACTGTGAAAGTTTTGTAGAAGTCGAGGTTCCAAACACGCAGTTAACAGGAGTTGCAGTTTTTAATGATTCCAAAACTGCGGAGGCAGCATTAATTGACATTTACAGCAAATTAAGAAATAGTGTTTTAGTTACTGGCGATTCAAATGGCATTTCAATTCTATTGGGTAATTATGCCGATGAAATCACCTATTACAGCAATGGTGCACTGCCGGAAGAGCCCTTTTATAGAAATAACCTATTGCCTTCAAGTGCAGCTGTTACAAGTATTTGGAACGACAGTTATAACTTAATTTATGCAGCAAATGCAGTTATTGAAGGAGTCGAAAAATCAGAAGGAATTTTGGAAGCTGACAAGAAGAAGCTGATAGCTGAAGCAGTTTTTATCAGATCCTACATTCACTTTTATTTATTAAATCTCTATGGTGAAATTCCATACATCACGACAACGGATTATCAGATTAATGCATCGGTTACAAAAATGACCTCTAATTTTCTATATCCAATACTGATATCCAATGTAGAGACCGCCGTAAAAGAGCTGCCAGCAGGCTATAGCAATAAAGAGCGTATCAGACCTAATAGTGATGTGGCAAAAGCTTTATTGGCAAAGCTAAATTTATATGCCAATAATTGGTCAGCTGCTCAAACCGCCGCCACTGAAATTATAAATAATACGGCAGCATACCGTTTAGCAAGTAACTTGGACGAAGCGTTTTTGAAAACGAGTTTGAGCACTCTTTGGCAGCTTATTCCACAAACTAAAGGCATGAATACTTTGGAAGCAAAAAGTTTCATATTTACATCAGGACCGCCTCCAAACAGGGCGTTGACTAACGATTTGGTAAATGCTTTTGAAATAGGGGATCAGCGCAAAACCCATTGGTTAGGCAGCATTACAAAAGGAAGCGAAACATGGTACTATCCTTTCAAGTACAAGCTAAACAACAATACTGCAAGTTCTATGGAGTATTCAATACTATTCCGTTTAGAAGAAATTTATTTGATTAAGGCGGAAGCTTATGCCAGATTGAACCAGCTCACAGCCTCTAAAGAAGATCTCAATAAAATAAGAAATAGATCAGGATTAATCAATACTACTGCCATAACACAGTCTGAAATCTTGAATGCTATACTTCATGAGCGGCAGGTAGAATTGTTTACCGAGCAGGGGCAGCGTTGGTTTGATCTCAAACGATTCGGAAAATTGGATATTGTTTTAAAGCCAATTAAACCGGGATGGAATACCGCTGACCAGCTGTGGCCGCTTCCCGAGAATGAGCTGTTGCTAAATAAAAACCTGTTGCCTCAAAATCCAGGATATTAA
- a CDS encoding S9 family peptidase, translated as MIKIKIFHYFLILQALFSITAQAQKRKLTPDDYKLWSTLRTGKFTDNGDWTTYTISHTDGKDTLYLKSTLNDLKYSFPLGHNESFSADSNWFAYIKQDTLKLLNLKSGYKRNFPSVTQGTFTAESQYLLMGNKKAGTLCLQNLAKRKNLDIENVKEYSLNPDGTLLAFISAEDKMKSVKTISLTANLKTTTLASNNQNLYSGLTWDKYGKTLAFFEETQEKILESFNHKVFFCKNINTKPQIIILDPQLTPAFAETNWIPFSRLLISDDSKQLFFDSSSRPKAIKAKSAELVEVQIWDTNDKQVPPPKKEIKSDGIENTWSVWWPETNTIIPVVEKQYPHVVLTGDQKNALVYNTDGYLPQFEYVGKYIDIYLKDLKTGTKKLIIKKAVNDLGHVLVSPAGKYVSYFKDSSWWIFDIAKNKSICVTAALDVPFYDVDYDQAGAKPAYGNPGWTNNDENLLLYDQFDIWLIAPDGKTRKRITNGRDKKKTYRIHEEPKIIFRSSFAGNIAVKYDNEKGVILHILDTDTREASFALWTEKSGIEELIRKDSKLFGIRKAKNNKSYLFLESSFNVSPKLIYLSETGRQKVIGQANQQQKEFFWGKSELITYKSQEGKPLKAALYYPADYSPEKKYPMIVYIYQKKANEVYNYVNPTLRLSTGFSVTNFTAEGYFVLLPDFAYQLNETGNSALECVKAVTEQALTNKSIDRSNVG; from the coding sequence ATGATAAAAATTAAAATATTTCATTATTTTCTAATACTGCAGGCATTATTTTCGATAACTGCACAAGCACAAAAAAGAAAGCTGACTCCCGATGATTATAAATTATGGAGTACGCTCCGTACGGGAAAATTTACCGATAACGGCGACTGGACAACCTACACGATTTCACATACGGACGGCAAAGACACGCTCTATTTAAAAAGCACTCTCAATGATTTGAAATACAGCTTTCCTTTAGGGCATAACGAATCTTTTTCGGCAGATTCCAATTGGTTTGCATACATCAAACAAGATACCTTAAAATTGTTGAATCTGAAATCGGGCTATAAACGCAATTTTCCGAGCGTAACGCAAGGAACATTTACGGCTGAGAGCCAGTATCTTTTAATGGGCAATAAAAAAGCAGGAACTCTTTGCCTGCAGAATCTGGCGAAGCGGAAAAATCTGGATATTGAAAACGTCAAAGAATACAGCTTAAATCCTGACGGGACTCTCTTAGCTTTCATTTCCGCAGAAGATAAAATGAAATCAGTAAAGACAATTTCATTGACAGCCAATTTAAAAACAACGACGCTTGCATCAAACAATCAAAATTTGTACTCCGGTCTTACTTGGGACAAATACGGAAAAACACTTGCCTTTTTTGAAGAAACGCAGGAAAAAATATTGGAATCTTTCAATCACAAGGTTTTTTTCTGCAAAAACATAAATACCAAACCACAAATCATCATTCTTGACCCGCAGTTAACACCCGCTTTTGCAGAAACAAATTGGATTCCTTTCTCAAGATTATTGATTTCTGACGATAGTAAACAGCTGTTTTTCGATAGCAGCTCACGTCCAAAAGCCATAAAAGCAAAGAGCGCTGAATTGGTTGAGGTGCAAATATGGGATACAAATGATAAGCAGGTGCCGCCGCCAAAAAAAGAAATAAAGTCAGACGGCATTGAAAACACTTGGTCTGTATGGTGGCCGGAAACCAATACAATTATACCCGTTGTAGAAAAACAGTATCCCCATGTAGTGCTTACAGGTGACCAAAAGAATGCACTGGTTTACAATACCGATGGTTACTTGCCTCAATTCGAATATGTAGGGAAGTATATAGATATATATCTAAAAGATTTAAAAACGGGTACTAAGAAGCTGATAATAAAAAAAGCCGTTAATGATTTAGGGCATGTGTTGGTTTCACCCGCAGGGAAATACGTCTCTTATTTCAAAGACAGCAGCTGGTGGATATTCGATATAGCGAAAAACAAGAGTATTTGTGTAACTGCTGCACTGGACGTTCCATTTTATGATGTGGATTACGATCAGGCAGGCGCCAAGCCGGCTTACGGTAATCCTGGGTGGACTAACAATGACGAAAATCTTTTGCTTTATGATCAATTTGATATTTGGCTGATAGCTCCTGATGGAAAAACAAGGAAAAGAATAACCAATGGCAGGGATAAAAAAAAGACGTATCGCATTCATGAAGAACCGAAGATTATTTTTAGAAGCTCATTTGCAGGCAATATAGCAGTAAAGTATGATAATGAAAAGGGCGTAATTTTACATATTTTAGACACAGATACCCGAGAGGCTTCTTTTGCATTGTGGACAGAAAAATCAGGAATAGAAGAATTGATTAGGAAAGACAGTAAGTTATTTGGCATCCGAAAAGCAAAAAACAATAAATCCTATTTATTTCTGGAAAGCAGCTTTAATGTCTCTCCAAAATTGATATACTTATCAGAGACTGGCAGACAAAAAGTTATTGGGCAGGCCAACCAGCAGCAGAAAGAATTCTTTTGGGGAAAATCAGAATTGATAACCTATAAATCACAAGAGGGAAAACCGCTTAAAGCGGCTTTATATTATCCGGCAGATTACAGTCCGGAAAAAAAATACCCGATGATTGTGTACATCTATCAGAAAAAAGCGAATGAAGTCTATAATTACGTGAATCCGACATTACGTTTAAGTACTGGATTTAGTGTTACAAATTTTACTGCTGAAGGATATTTTGTTTTGCTTCCGGATTTTGCTTATCAGCTGAATGAAACAGGCAATTCTGCTTTAGAATGTGTAAAAGCAGTTACTGAGCAGGCATTGACAAACAAGAGCATTGATAGAAGTAATGTTGGTTAG
- a CDS encoding DUF5675 family protein encodes MVLVLSRTYFPDGTNGKLEWEGRFVCYTIELPRLNNTKQVSCIPEGEYVLRKRYSKKFRWHIEVVDVENRNAILFHPANNAQKELKGCIAPVMKLSGSGLGLESRQAFIKLKSLVYKSLEREEKVLLIVKS; translated from the coding sequence ATGGTCTTAGTATTATCCAGAACTTACTTCCCTGACGGAACTAACGGAAAACTAGAATGGGAGGGCAGATTTGTCTGTTATACCATTGAATTGCCGCGGCTCAATAATACCAAACAGGTTTCCTGTATTCCGGAAGGGGAATATGTCTTAAGAAAGCGATACAGCAAGAAGTTTCGCTGGCATATTGAAGTAGTTGACGTGGAGAACAGAAATGCTATTTTGTTTCATCCTGCCAATAATGCCCAAAAAGAATTGAAGGGCTGTATTGCTCCCGTAATGAAGCTTTCAGGTTCCGGTCTGGGGCTTGAATCGCGACAAGCTTTTATTAAATTGAAAAGCTTAGTTTATAAAAGTCTGGAGCGAGAGGAAAAGGTTTTATTAATTGTTAAATCTTAA
- a CDS encoding ATPase has translation MNTTLNYIEVIAWIERKGIDLYGKRFKIIESDHQIIYKLIAYFLKDEQKCLEYHIDLNKGIMLSGPVGCGKTSLMNLMKHLTPSANKFTVKPCRDISFEFIKEGYEIIHKYSKIAPKTICFDDLGTENNLKYYGNECNVMAEILLSRYDLFITRKLQTHITTNLSASEIEEAYGNRVRSRLRSTLNLIAFHKETKDKR, from the coding sequence ATGAATACAACATTAAATTATATAGAAGTAATAGCTTGGATTGAGCGAAAAGGGATTGATCTATATGGCAAAAGATTTAAAATCATCGAAAGTGACCATCAAATTATTTATAAATTGATTGCTTACTTTCTAAAAGACGAACAAAAGTGCTTAGAATATCACATCGACCTCAACAAAGGAATTATGCTGTCAGGTCCAGTTGGTTGTGGCAAAACATCGCTGATGAATCTAATGAAACACCTCACCCCTTCTGCTAACAAATTCACTGTAAAACCCTGCCGGGACATCAGTTTCGAATTCATCAAAGAGGGTTATGAAATAATCCACAAATACAGTAAAATAGCTCCCAAAACAATCTGTTTTGACGATTTGGGAACAGAAAACAACCTCAAATACTACGGCAACGAATGCAACGTCATGGCCGAAATCCTATTATCGCGTTACGACCTGTTCATCACAAGAAAACTCCAAACCCACATCACCACCAACCTGTCCGCCTCAGAAATCGAAGAAGCCTACGGCAACCGAGTACGCTCCCGATTGCGCTCCACCCTAAACCTCATCGCTTTCCACAAAGAAACCAAAGACAAACGATAG
- a CDS encoding AraC family transcriptional regulator, translating into MNSQIQQQVKNIYQLLFEMAAGNFTLRLQPDTDSKELDELADLLNSAAEKMELLIAALGYIKPHYTYQGLVQFTIILDKTFAIKSFSGHVPILLQYSADKLLEFSFGQIVAKQSIPLWDAVKAETASDPNAPAVVQFIFITSNQQLVPSYCTVSRLLYSNDIIINSITTVLQDMMPETTANLNMALHHQSDTVLIQNVREYILQNLENQLPTTSELSKIFNVNEFKLKDTFRHFFHTSIYQFYTGERLKKAHLLILQTSIPLKEIAFISGYNDYTNFYKAFKKRFSYPPSDLKRENGEDNNTV; encoded by the coding sequence ATGAACAGCCAGATCCAACAACAAGTAAAAAACATATACCAGCTGCTGTTCGAAATGGCAGCTGGCAACTTTACATTGAGGTTACAGCCTGATACAGACAGTAAGGAGTTGGATGAGCTGGCAGATCTGCTGAATAGTGCAGCCGAAAAAATGGAGTTATTAATAGCAGCACTCGGTTATATAAAACCGCATTATACCTACCAAGGTCTGGTCCAGTTTACAATTATTCTCGACAAAACCTTTGCGATAAAAAGCTTCAGCGGACATGTGCCTATACTTTTGCAATACAGTGCAGACAAACTTTTAGAATTCAGTTTCGGCCAAATAGTAGCAAAACAGTCCATACCGCTTTGGGATGCTGTCAAAGCTGAAACAGCATCAGACCCTAACGCACCTGCTGTTGTGCAGTTCATATTTATCACTTCAAATCAGCAGTTAGTTCCCTCCTATTGTACCGTTTCAAGGCTATTATACAGCAATGATATTATCATCAATTCCATTACAACGGTGCTGCAGGATATGATGCCGGAAACAACGGCTAACTTAAACATGGCATTACACCATCAGTCAGACACAGTACTCATTCAAAATGTTAGGGAATACATTTTACAAAACTTAGAGAATCAGCTCCCTACTACCAGCGAATTATCAAAAATATTCAATGTAAACGAATTCAAGTTGAAAGACACTTTCAGGCATTTTTTCCACACCAGTATCTATCAGTTTTACACTGGGGAAAGGCTAAAAAAAGCACACCTCCTAATCCTGCAGACAAGCATCCCGCTAAAAGAAATCGCATTCATCAGTGGCTACAATGACTACACCAACTTCTACAAAGCATTCAAAAAACGATTCAGCTACCCACCCAGCGATTTGAAACGCGAAAACGGCGAGGACAACAATACCGTTTAG
- a CDS encoding helix-turn-helix domain-containing protein codes for MTLEQMGENIKLARKRRKLTAVQVAERADIVRTTLYQIEKGNPSVAIGAYFNVLRVLGLQDDFLKLAADDELGRKLQDLERLK; via the coding sequence ATGACACTAGAACAGATGGGAGAAAACATAAAGCTAGCTAGGAAAAGAAGAAAGCTGACTGCTGTTCAGGTAGCTGAAAGAGCAGATATTGTTAGAACTACTTTATACCAGATAGAAAAAGGTAATCCTAGTGTTGCTATTGGTGCTTATTTTAATGTACTAAGAGTATTAGGCCTTCAGGATGATTTTCTAAAACTCGCTGCAGATGATGAACTGGGAAGAAAACTCCAGGATCTTGAACGGTTAAAATAA
- a CDS encoding heavy metal-binding domain-containing protein: MKNLIIVLSVFLTAINVASGQNATKVEDQKIIYVCPMHSDETNLSSGKCPKCGMDLVKTTEKIDTHALKGSQPMTKTVTKYVCPMDGTTSDKPGKCSKCAMEMVKTTEKTDTYALKGSQPMSKTVTKYVCSTDGTVSDKPGQCSKCGKDLVKVTEKIDLHPQKGSQPTSKVVTKYVCPMDGSTSDEPGKCPKCGMEMTQKEDHKH; this comes from the coding sequence ATGAAAAATTTAATTATCGTATTAAGCGTATTCTTAACAGCAATTAATGTAGCATCAGGACAGAATGCTACAAAAGTGGAGGATCAAAAAATAATTTACGTTTGCCCTATGCATTCTGATGAGACAAATTTAAGTTCTGGTAAATGTCCAAAATGTGGAATGGATTTGGTAAAAACTACCGAAAAAATTGATACCCACGCCCTAAAAGGAAGTCAACCTATGACTAAAACGGTAACAAAATATGTTTGTCCTATGGACGGCACTACTTCTGATAAACCAGGTAAATGTTCAAAATGTGCAATGGAAATGGTAAAAACTACCGAAAAAACTGATACTTACGCTCTAAAAGGAAGCCAACCCATGAGCAAAACGGTGACAAAATATGTTTGCTCTACGGATGGCACAGTTTCTGACAAACCAGGTCAATGTTCTAAATGTGGAAAGGATTTGGTAAAAGTCACCGAAAAAATTGATTTGCACCCGCAAAAAGGGAGTCAGCCTACAAGTAAAGTTGTAACAAAATATGTTTGTCCAATGGATGGTTCCACTTCAGATGAACCGGGAAAATGCCCTAAATGCGGTATGGAAATGACCCAAAAAGAAGACCATAAACACTAA
- a CDS encoding DUF3347 domain-containing protein gives MKNIILSAVIMVFVLVSCNQKNKQEETVNSATNEPETTTVKVNSNSFSIKEIVTNYLSLKNALTKDDSNGTADAGKAMVETLGKIDMKKLSGEQMKTYMDIADDVKEHAEHIGDNAGNIAHQREHFVLMSKDINDLIKTFGTEQKLYQDFCPMADEGKGAIWISEVKDIKNPYFGSEMLTCGSVRKEL, from the coding sequence ATGAAAAATATAATTCTTTCGGCAGTAATAATGGTATTCGTATTGGTTTCTTGCAACCAAAAAAACAAACAAGAAGAAACAGTTAATTCAGCAACAAATGAACCTGAAACTACAACTGTAAAAGTCAATTCAAATTCTTTTTCCATTAAAGAAATTGTAACCAATTATTTGTCTTTAAAAAATGCTTTGACCAAAGACGATTCTAACGGTACTGCCGATGCAGGAAAAGCAATGGTGGAGACTTTGGGAAAAATTGATATGAAAAAATTATCCGGTGAACAGATGAAAACCTATATGGATATTGCCGATGATGTTAAAGAACACGCTGAACATATTGGGGATAATGCTGGGAATATAGCACACCAAAGAGAGCATTTTGTTTTGATGAGCAAAGACATCAACGATTTGATAAAAACTTTTGGAACAGAACAAAAACTGTATCAGGATTTTTGTCCAATGGCTGATGAAGGAAAAGGTGCTATTTGGATAAGCGAGGTGAAAGACATCAAAAACCCTTATTTTGGTTCAGAAATGCTTACTTGTGGTTCAGTGAGAAAAGAATTATAG
- a CDS encoding heme-binding domain-containing protein: MQLYQPARNIALEQDLTANFTKVYNVPKNVEAILRTSCYDCHSNNTNYPWYSNIQPVGIFMQNHINEGKENLNFNEYGNYSKRKQNSKLKAIKKQIKLNEMPLASYTLIHKNAILSSGQKQEVMNWIEKTSDSLSYKY; this comes from the coding sequence ATGCAGTTATATCAGCCTGCTCGAAACATAGCTTTGGAGCAGGATTTGACTGCAAATTTTACAAAAGTATATAATGTTCCTAAAAACGTTGAAGCTATATTGCGAACGTCTTGTTATGATTGCCACAGTAATAATACCAATTATCCTTGGTATTCCAATATTCAACCCGTTGGAATTTTTATGCAAAACCATATAAATGAAGGGAAAGAAAACTTGAATTTCAATGAATATGGAAATTATTCAAAACGCAAACAGAACAGCAAACTAAAAGCCATCAAGAAACAAATTAAATTGAATGAAATGCCTTTGGCTTCTTATACTTTAATCCATAAAAACGCAATACTTTCCAGTGGTCAAAAACAGGAAGTAATGAATTGGATTGAGAAAACCAGCGATAGTCTTTCATATAAATACTAA